In the Syngnathus scovelli strain Florida chromosome 8, RoL_Ssco_1.2, whole genome shotgun sequence genome, one interval contains:
- the tpt1 gene encoding translationally-controlled tumor protein homolog, with protein sequence MIIYRCIISGDEMFSDVYPIKETPIFYEVEGKHVTTSSDIDDALIGANASAEEQGETSEASVESGVNIVLFHKLQQTTFDKKAYLAYIKDYVKSIKSKLGESNPERVEKFVADANSEIKKILPNFKDFLFYTGESMNVDGMVGILDYREDNVTPFMRFFKDGLISEKC encoded by the exons ATGATTATCTACAGGTGTATCATAAGCG GTGATGAGATGTTCTCAGACGTCTACCCAATCAAGGAGACTCCCATCTTCTACGAAGTGGAAGGAAAG CACGTCACCACCTCAAGCGACATCGACGACGCTTTAATCGGTGCCAACGCTTCGGCTGAGGAGCAGGGGGAAACATCAGAGGCGTCGGTGGAGTCTGGCGTGAACATCGTCCTTTTCCACAAACTGCAGCAGACGACCTTTGACAAGAAGGCTTACCTCGCCTACATCAAGGATTACGTCAAGAG CATAAAGTCAAAGTTAGGAGAATCCAACCCCGAGAGAGTGGAGAAGTTTGTGGCCGACGCCAATTCTGAAATCAAAAAGATCCTCCCGAATTTCAAGGATTTCCTG TTTTACACAGGCGAGTCTATGAACGTTGACGGTATGGTTGGAATTCTGGACTACCGTGAGGACAATGTCACACCTTTCATGCGCTTCTTTAAAGATGGTCTCATCTCTGAGAAATGT TAA
- the kctd4 gene encoding BTB/POZ domain-containing protein KCTD4: MEWNLRRMESELRHINPDLLQPSKSFKKPTSGTITVNVGGFLYTAHRSTLAKHQGTFLEELANGKKPVQHMDSMGNPFIDRDGPVFRHVLNYLRTGELQLPDDFREAGLLRREADFYRLVELGEAVAEWETHRAARREPAFLEMTDSHERSQGLKVYCSDPAFLDKVKGRLVQISKSRLDGFPEEFEVSSNVIQFRHFIKSEPGSRLVLKEDSTFLCTLDCLKLETVMLALKSGFRLVTSLDSSKGSVVAAEALHFVK, translated from the coding sequence ATGGAATGGAATCTCAGAAGAATGGAAAGTGAATTGAGACACATCAACCCAGACTTGCTGCAGCCCAGCAAGAGCTTCAAGAAGCCCACGTCAGGCACCATCACCGTCAATGTCGGCGGCTTCTTGTACACTGCTCACCGGAGCACCCTGGCTAAGCACCAGGGTACTTTTCTAGAAGAGTTGGCCAATGGTAAGAAACCCGTCCAGCACATGGATTCCATGGGAAATCCGTTCATCGACAGAGACGGTCCGGTTTTCCGGCATGTGCTCAACTACCTGCGAACTGGAGAGCTGCAGCTACCTGATGACTTCCGCGAGGCGGGGCTCCTCCGGAGGGAGGCCGATTTTTACCGTCTGGTTGAACTTGGAGAAGCCGTGGCCGAGTGGGAGACTCACCGGGCTGCCCGGCGGGAGCCCGCCTTCTTGGAGATGACAGATAGCCATGAGAGGTCACAAGGTCTCAAGGTGTATTGCAGCGATCCCGCCTTCCTCGACAAGGTCAAAGGTCGACTGGTGCAGATCTCAAAGAGTCGCCTGGACGGCTTTCCGGAAGAGTTTGAGGTGTCATCCAACGTGATCCAGTTCAGACATTTCATCAAGTCGGAGCCGGGCTCGCGGCTGGTGCTGaaggaggacagcacattcttgtGCACGCTTGACTGCCTGAAACTAGAGACGGTGATGCTCGCCTTGAAATCTGGCTTCAGGTTGGTCACCAGCCTGGATAGCAGCAAAGGCTCCGTCGTGGCAGCGGAAGCCTTGCATTTTGTCAAATAG